A single window of Cytobacillus dafuensis DNA harbors:
- the secA2 gene encoding accessory Sec system translocase SecA2: MLSLMKRIFNEDSAELKRLYKHVTSINELEAKVSKLSDEELKESTQYFKEKIASGVSIFNLKEEAFAIVREASKRILGLRHYDVQLIGGLVMLEGGIAQMQTGEGKTLVATLPSYLKALEGKGVHVITANEYLAKRDREQMGKVLEFLGLSVGLNISQISESEKKEAYNADITYGTGTEFGFDYLRDNMVSRIEDQVQRPLHYAIVDEIDSILIDEARTPLIIASKSDIATELFQITSEVIREFEDGNHYEFFPETKQIVLADNGADVFEQAFGIENLYDAEHRELLHNIMQSLRAHVVMRKDVDYIVKKDVVMLVDQYTGRIMEGRTFSDGLHQAIEAKEGVTIKEENQTQASITVQNYFRMYATLSGMTGSAIPAKQEFWETYRLGVIAIPTNKPNARQDDEPLVYKDYESKVKKIVEEVSKHNKLSRPVLIGTTSIEQSERLSTYLTKDGISHQILNAKTEEDEASIISQAGQKNKVMLSTNMAGRGTDILLGDGVKELGGLQIIGTEMHESARIDMQLRGRSGRQGDPGATQFIISIEDDIFHSYDKEEMDKWKKKVKTDEHGMIQSPNPIKFVKKVQETVESAHFSSRNHLLKLDDVVDQQRKIIYKKRNDLLAISNFNELLKESLNNHIQKLIEKYCPENVLEEDWLTESLYEELTLVFGSLSFPASDIRGAEKPFIQKKIDELYNNQLLLLEKLEVNEDFQVQIKNMYLQTLDHSWIVHMELLFAMREDIGIRGYGQEDPYRLYAGEAYDEFIHFLAELDAQISRQAKLYIQHFLAEQDIVTVQ; this comes from the coding sequence ATGCTATCTTTGATGAAGCGTATTTTTAATGAAGATTCTGCCGAACTAAAACGTCTATATAAACATGTTACGAGTATTAATGAATTAGAGGCAAAAGTATCTAAATTAAGCGATGAAGAACTTAAGGAATCAACTCAATATTTTAAAGAAAAAATTGCATCAGGCGTATCGATATTCAATCTAAAAGAAGAGGCCTTCGCAATTGTACGCGAAGCATCCAAACGCATCCTAGGTCTTCGCCACTATGACGTACAATTGATTGGCGGTCTTGTCATGCTTGAGGGTGGCATTGCTCAAATGCAAACAGGTGAAGGAAAAACACTTGTAGCTACTCTGCCAAGCTATTTAAAGGCTTTAGAAGGCAAAGGTGTACACGTTATAACAGCAAATGAATATTTAGCTAAACGTGACCGTGAGCAGATGGGGAAAGTCCTCGAATTCCTTGGCCTAAGTGTCGGCTTGAATATTTCCCAAATCTCAGAATCTGAGAAAAAAGAAGCCTATAACGCTGATATTACATATGGAACTGGAACAGAGTTTGGCTTTGATTATTTACGAGATAACATGGTTTCCCGCATTGAAGACCAAGTGCAAAGACCATTACATTATGCAATCGTCGATGAAATCGATAGTATTTTAATAGACGAAGCAAGAACTCCTTTAATTATTGCCAGTAAATCAGATATTGCAACAGAACTCTTTCAAATTACTTCTGAAGTCATTCGGGAATTTGAAGATGGGAATCATTATGAATTTTTCCCTGAAACGAAGCAAATTGTCTTAGCTGATAATGGCGCAGACGTATTTGAGCAAGCTTTCGGGATTGAAAATCTTTATGATGCTGAGCATCGCGAGCTTCTTCATAATATTATGCAATCATTAAGAGCACATGTAGTCATGCGCAAAGACGTTGACTATATTGTAAAAAAAGATGTCGTTATGCTCGTCGATCAGTACACAGGAAGAATTATGGAAGGACGCACCTTCAGCGATGGTCTTCATCAAGCGATCGAAGCCAAAGAAGGCGTCACTATTAAAGAGGAAAATCAAACACAAGCATCTATTACTGTACAAAACTATTTCAGAATGTATGCTACCCTTTCTGGCATGACAGGAAGCGCGATTCCAGCAAAACAGGAGTTTTGGGAAACGTATCGTTTAGGCGTTATCGCCATTCCAACGAATAAGCCGAATGCTCGCCAGGATGATGAGCCATTAGTATATAAAGACTATGAATCGAAAGTGAAAAAAATCGTTGAGGAAGTTAGCAAACATAATAAACTGAGTCGACCTGTTCTCATCGGAACGACATCCATTGAGCAATCTGAACGACTATCTACTTATTTAACGAAGGATGGCATCTCACACCAAATTCTGAATGCAAAAACAGAAGAAGACGAGGCCTCTATTATTTCACAAGCAGGACAAAAGAATAAAGTCATGCTTTCAACGAATATGGCTGGACGCGGGACCGACATTTTACTAGGTGATGGTGTGAAAGAGCTTGGCGGTCTTCAAATTATCGGAACAGAAATGCATGAAAGTGCTCGTATCGACATGCAGTTAAGAGGAAGATCAGGCAGACAAGGAGATCCAGGTGCAACGCAATTCATCATTTCCATTGAAGACGATATCTTCCATAGCTATGATAAAGAGGAAATGGATAAGTGGAAGAAAAAAGTCAAGACAGATGAGCACGGCATGATTCAATCTCCAAACCCTATTAAGTTCGTTAAGAAGGTTCAGGAAACTGTAGAAAGCGCCCACTTCTCTTCAAGAAACCATCTATTAAAGCTAGATGATGTTGTTGATCAGCAAAGAAAAATTATCTATAAGAAACGCAATGACTTATTAGCAATCTCTAATTTTAATGAACTATTAAAAGAATCGTTAAACAATCATATACAAAAGCTTATCGAGAAATATTGTCCTGAAAATGTATTAGAGGAAGATTGGTTAACTGAAAGCCTCTATGAAGAATTAACTTTAGTGTTTGGCAGCCTTTCATTCCCAGCTTCTGATATTAGGGGTGCTGAGAAGCCATTCATCCAAAAGAAAATAGATGAGCTTTATAATAACCAATTGCTTCTATTAGAAAAACTAGAAGTGAACGAGGATTTCCAAGTTCAAATCAAAAATATGTATTTACAAACATTAGATCACTCTTGGATTGTTCATATGGAATTATTGTTCGCGATGAGAGAAGATATCGGAATTCGCGGATATGGACAAGAAGACCCATATCGTCTATACGCAGGTGAAGCTTATGATGAATTTATTCACTTCTTAGCAGAATTAGACGCTCAAATCAGTAGGCAAGCAAAACTATATATTCAGCATTTTTTGGCAGAGCAGGATATAGTAACAGTTCAATAA